From Solwaraspora sp. WMMD1047, the proteins below share one genomic window:
- a CDS encoding methyltransferase domain-containing protein — translation MWDPETYLRYADERSRPFHDLLARVPAERPRAVVDLGCGPGNLTAVLAARWPAARVTGLDSAPEMIRAAGRTGSTARFAVADVRDFTPGPDDDVLVCNAVLQWVPGHQRLLTGWVERLPAGGWLAMQVPGNFDAPSHRALREVADDPRWRERLAPLVRGTSVDDAVGYATLLTGAGCAVDAWETTYVHQLSADTAEHPVLTWLTGTALRPIRAALAADEPTSPASASPASASPAPAADGGGESAGGGWAAFRTALADRLAEAYPVRHGAVLFPFRRIFLVARTSPTGRNAS, via the coding sequence ATGTGGGACCCGGAAACCTATCTGCGGTACGCCGACGAGCGGTCCCGGCCGTTCCACGATCTGCTCGCCCGGGTGCCCGCCGAGCGACCCCGGGCCGTGGTCGACCTCGGCTGCGGTCCCGGCAACCTCACCGCCGTCCTGGCCGCCCGGTGGCCGGCGGCCCGGGTCACCGGCCTGGACTCCGCGCCGGAGATGATCCGGGCCGCCGGGCGGACCGGCTCGACCGCCCGCTTCGCCGTCGCCGACGTGCGGGACTTCACCCCGGGCCCCGACGACGACGTGCTGGTCTGCAACGCGGTGCTGCAGTGGGTGCCCGGCCACCAGCGGCTGCTCACCGGCTGGGTGGAGCGACTGCCGGCCGGTGGCTGGCTCGCGATGCAGGTGCCGGGGAACTTCGACGCCCCGTCCCACCGCGCCCTGCGGGAGGTGGCCGACGACCCGCGGTGGCGGGAGCGGCTGGCGCCCCTGGTCCGCGGAACCTCGGTCGACGACGCCGTCGGATACGCCACCCTGCTGACCGGCGCGGGCTGCGCGGTCGACGCCTGGGAGACTACCTACGTGCACCAGCTCTCCGCCGACACCGCCGAGCATCCCGTCCTCACCTGGCTGACCGGAACCGCGCTGCGGCCGATCCGCGCCGCACTGGCCGCCGACGAGCCGACCAGCCCGGCGTCGGCCAGCCCGGCGTCGGCCAGCCCGGCGCCGGCCGCTGACGGCGGGGGAGAGTCGGCGGGCGGCGGGTGGGCCGCCTTCCGGACCGCGCTGGCCGACCGGCTCGCCGAGGCGTACCCGGTGCGGCACGGGGCGGTGCTCTTCCCGTTCCGCCGGATCTTCCTCGTCGCCCGGACCAGCCCCACCGGAAGGAACGCGTCGTGA
- a CDS encoding adenosine deaminase gives MTDLSTFIAGLPKVELHVHHVGSALPRIVAELAARHQGHSPVPADPDLLAEYFAFRDFAHFIEIYLSVVDLIRDPEDVRLLTFEVARELARQQVRYAELTITPYSHVRRGIPAPAFCEAIEDARKGAEAEFGIALRWCFDIPGEAGLPAAEETLRIALGQRPDGLVSFGLGGPEIGVPRSQFKPFFDQARAAGLRSVPHAGESTGPQTIWDALRELGAERIGHGISAVRDPELLSYLAERRIPLEISPTSNVRTRSVPAIEAHPLPELVAAGVLVTINSDDPPMFGTTLENEYAVAARLLSYGPAEVAGLARDAVTASFLDEPGKRRIIAEIDDHLASFGR, from the coding sequence GTGACCGATCTGTCCACGTTCATCGCCGGACTGCCAAAGGTCGAGCTGCACGTGCACCACGTCGGCTCCGCGCTGCCCCGGATCGTGGCCGAACTGGCCGCCCGCCACCAGGGGCACAGCCCGGTGCCGGCGGATCCGGACCTGCTCGCCGAGTACTTCGCGTTCCGCGACTTCGCCCACTTCATCGAGATCTACCTCAGCGTCGTGGACCTGATCCGCGACCCCGAGGACGTCCGGCTGCTCACCTTCGAGGTGGCCCGGGAACTGGCCCGCCAGCAGGTCCGCTACGCCGAACTGACGATCACGCCGTACTCGCACGTGCGGCGCGGTATCCCGGCGCCGGCGTTCTGCGAGGCGATCGAGGACGCCCGAAAGGGCGCCGAGGCGGAGTTCGGCATCGCGCTGCGCTGGTGCTTCGACATCCCCGGCGAGGCCGGCCTGCCGGCCGCCGAGGAAACCCTGCGGATCGCGTTGGGACAGCGGCCCGACGGGCTGGTCAGCTTCGGGCTCGGCGGCCCCGAGATCGGCGTACCCCGGTCGCAGTTCAAGCCCTTCTTCGACCAGGCCAGGGCGGCCGGGCTGCGGTCGGTGCCGCACGCGGGCGAGAGCACCGGCCCGCAGACCATCTGGGACGCGCTGCGCGAGCTGGGCGCGGAACGCATCGGTCACGGCATCAGCGCCGTGCGCGATCCCGAGCTGCTGTCGTACCTGGCCGAGCGGCGGATCCCGTTGGAGATCAGCCCGACCTCGAACGTCCGGACCCGCAGCGTGCCGGCGATCGAGGCGCATCCGCTGCCCGAACTGGTGGCCGCCGGGGTGCTGGTGACGATCAACTCCGACGACCCGCCGATGTTCGGCACCACACTGGAGAACGAGTACGCGGTCGCCGCGCGGCTGCTGTCGTACGGGCCGGCGGAGGTGGCGGGGCTGGCCCGGGACGCGGTGACCGCGTCCTTCCTGGACGAGCCGGGCAAGCGGCGGATCATCGCCGAGATCGACGACCACCTCGCGAGCTTCGGGCGCTGA
- a CDS encoding HAMP domain-containing sensor histidine kinase, with product MTSIVALVFLIPLGLALQQETREAALADAARRSGVIAGALAVSTDPEVLRRAIAETGDPPEQRPVLHGLETGGTPLAAAEEVARVGATGEPAVVDVPGGVARLEPVSAGDRIVVVEVFVPESALTAGTGGTWLMLITIAVGLVVASVIVVDRLAAKAVASARGLVKAALAVGDGDLGMRIQPSGPRELAEAGYAFNRMADRLVTSRTDERELVADLSHRLRTPLTVLRLDADALDSDDTSVGSFSAAELDRRRTIRRIRQAIVTLEGEIDVLINTTRKTVAHEAGPGMCDVSEVVRDRMVFWAALAGDQNRAYRVTGAQLRIPVPVARAEFAAALDAVLGNVFRYTPQGTDFEVAVSRRDGYVAVRVDDAGPGIADPERALRRGASDRGSTGLGLDIARRVAQQANGSVSIDRARLGGASVVMLLADPEAAPRQVSRFGLVGRLAREREPGGRRWPRQRPDRD from the coding sequence ATGACCTCGATCGTGGCGCTGGTCTTCCTGATCCCGCTCGGCCTCGCGCTGCAGCAGGAGACCCGGGAGGCGGCGCTCGCCGACGCCGCCCGGCGCAGCGGCGTGATCGCCGGCGCCCTGGCGGTCAGCACCGATCCGGAGGTGCTCAGACGCGCCATCGCCGAAACCGGTGACCCGCCCGAGCAGCGGCCGGTCCTGCACGGCCTGGAAACCGGCGGTACGCCGCTGGCCGCCGCCGAGGAGGTGGCCAGGGTGGGCGCCACCGGTGAGCCGGCCGTGGTCGACGTGCCGGGCGGGGTGGCCCGGCTGGAGCCGGTGTCCGCCGGCGACCGGATCGTGGTGGTGGAGGTCTTCGTCCCGGAGTCGGCGCTGACCGCCGGTACCGGCGGCACCTGGCTCATGCTGATCACCATCGCGGTCGGGTTGGTGGTCGCCTCGGTGATCGTGGTGGACCGGCTGGCCGCCAAGGCCGTCGCCTCCGCCCGCGGCCTGGTCAAGGCCGCCCTCGCCGTCGGCGACGGTGACCTGGGGATGCGGATCCAGCCGAGCGGGCCGCGGGAGCTGGCCGAGGCCGGCTACGCCTTCAACCGGATGGCCGACCGGCTGGTGACCTCCCGCACCGACGAGCGGGAGCTGGTCGCGGACCTGTCGCACCGGTTGCGTACGCCGCTGACCGTGCTCCGGCTGGACGCCGACGCGCTCGACTCCGACGACACGAGCGTGGGTTCGTTCAGCGCGGCCGAGCTGGACCGGCGGCGCACGATCCGCCGGATCCGGCAGGCGATCGTCACCCTGGAGGGTGAGATCGACGTCCTGATCAACACCACCCGCAAGACGGTGGCGCACGAGGCCGGTCCCGGGATGTGCGATGTCAGCGAGGTGGTCCGGGACCGGATGGTGTTCTGGGCGGCGCTGGCCGGGGACCAGAACCGCGCCTACCGGGTCACCGGGGCGCAGTTGCGGATCCCGGTGCCGGTGGCCCGGGCCGAGTTCGCCGCCGCGCTGGACGCGGTGCTCGGCAACGTCTTCCGCTACACGCCGCAGGGCACCGATTTCGAGGTGGCCGTCTCCCGCCGCGACGGCTACGTGGCGGTCCGGGTCGACGACGCCGGCCCCGGCATCGCCGACCCGGAACGGGCGCTGCGGCGCGGTGCCAGCGACCGGGGTTCGACCGGACTGGGGCTGGACATCGCCCGGCGGGTGGCCCAGCAGGCAAACGGTTCGGTGAGCATCGACCGGGCCCGGCTGGGTGGGGCCAGTGTGGTGATGCTGCTCGCCGACCCGGAGGCCGCACCCCGGCAGGTGAGCCGGTTCGGGCTGGTCGGCCGGCTGGCCCGGGAGCGCGAGCCGGGTGGCCGCCGCTGGCCCCGGCAGCGCCCCGACCGGGACTGA
- a CDS encoding response regulator transcription factor — protein MATVLLVEDDHVVRGAMLRSLADRGHAVHAVGTALDALRRVAAETPDLVVLDLGLPDLDGSDALRMLRGITDVPIIIATARDDEQAIVRLLRAGADDYMVKPFTGAHLDARITTVLRRVGRASRTVAPAVHEVGGLRVDVGERSAHLDGVPLALTRKEFDLLAYLAARPGRVVSRRELLEEVWRQPSVGEDQTIDVHLYWLRRKMGESAAKPRYLRTVRGVGFRLVAPD, from the coding sequence GTGGCCACGGTCCTCCTGGTCGAAGATGACCATGTCGTACGCGGCGCGATGCTGCGCTCGCTCGCCGACCGCGGGCACGCGGTGCACGCGGTCGGCACGGCTCTCGACGCCCTGCGTCGGGTCGCCGCGGAAACCCCCGACCTGGTGGTGCTCGACCTGGGGCTGCCGGACCTGGACGGCTCGGACGCGCTGCGGATGCTGCGCGGCATCACCGACGTCCCGATCATCATCGCCACCGCCCGCGACGACGAGCAGGCGATCGTCCGGCTGCTGCGGGCCGGTGCCGACGACTACATGGTCAAGCCGTTCACCGGCGCGCACCTGGACGCCCGGATCACCACCGTGCTGCGTCGGGTCGGCCGGGCGAGCCGTACGGTGGCACCGGCGGTGCACGAGGTCGGCGGCCTGCGGGTGGACGTCGGCGAGCGCAGCGCGCACCTGGACGGCGTCCCGCTGGCGCTGACCCGCAAGGAGTTCGACCTGCTCGCCTACCTGGCGGCACGGCCCGGCAGGGTAGTCTCCCGCCGGGAGCTGTTGGAGGAGGTATGGCGTCAGCCATCGGTCGGCGAGGATCAGACCATCGACGTGCATCTGTACTGGCTGCGCCGCAAAATGGGCGAGTCCGCGGCGAAGCCCCGCTACCTGCGCACCGTGCGGGGGGTCGGGTTCCGGTTGGTGGCACCGGACTGA
- a CDS encoding class I SAM-dependent methyltransferase, whose translation MGASDMMGTLQRRYETFFASRPAVPFAVAGPDGSAHLLGGAEPLFTIKVTDPRGAKALAGLDQFGVAVAYLQGWLDVEGDLAAALRIRAFFTDRHPIAWLGRFVPALLRGRQEDDRRAISHHYDEDSEFFLTFLDSRHRCYTEGVFASDDEPLEDAMTRKMDLALAAIGVGPGDHVLEVGGGWGAFAEHAARRGIRVTTTTLSRESERFLTELFERERLPVRVVRQHIYGFRPDHRFDAIVNMGVTEHLPDYRTTLRKYAELLRPGGRVYLDALAMRRKHLSSTFMKRYVYPGASAPLLLHQYLRQVARSPFELLSVDDDRHNYYLTCREWACRLDAARDEIVRRWGEPLYRRFRLFLWGSAAGFDTGLVQAYRWVLRLP comes from the coding sequence GTGGGAGCCTCTGACATGATGGGTACCCTGCAGCGCAGGTACGAGACGTTTTTCGCATCGCGACCCGCGGTGCCGTTCGCGGTCGCCGGCCCGGACGGGTCGGCGCACCTGCTCGGCGGAGCCGAGCCACTCTTCACCATCAAGGTCACCGACCCGCGCGGCGCCAAGGCGCTGGCCGGCCTGGACCAGTTCGGGGTGGCGGTCGCCTATCTGCAGGGCTGGCTGGACGTGGAGGGCGACCTGGCCGCCGCGCTGCGGATCCGGGCGTTCTTCACCGACCGGCATCCGATCGCCTGGCTGGGCCGGTTCGTGCCGGCCCTGCTGCGTGGCCGGCAGGAGGACGACCGGCGGGCCATCTCGCACCACTACGACGAGGACTCGGAGTTCTTCCTGACCTTCCTCGACAGCCGGCACCGCTGCTACACCGAGGGGGTGTTCGCCTCCGACGACGAGCCGTTGGAGGACGCGATGACCCGCAAGATGGATCTGGCGCTGGCCGCGATCGGGGTCGGCCCGGGTGACCACGTGTTGGAGGTGGGCGGCGGCTGGGGGGCGTTCGCCGAGCACGCCGCCCGGCGCGGCATCCGGGTGACCACCACCACCCTGTCCCGGGAGTCGGAACGGTTCCTCACCGAGCTGTTCGAGCGGGAGCGGCTGCCGGTGCGGGTGGTCCGGCAGCACATCTACGGCTTCCGGCCGGACCACCGGTTCGACGCGATCGTGAACATGGGCGTCACCGAGCACCTGCCCGACTACCGGACCACCCTGCGCAAGTACGCCGAGTTGCTGCGCCCCGGCGGTCGGGTGTACCTGGACGCGCTCGCGATGCGGCGCAAGCACCTCTCCTCGACGTTCATGAAGCGCTACGTCTACCCGGGGGCGTCGGCGCCGCTGCTGCTGCACCAGTACCTGCGGCAGGTGGCCCGCTCGCCGTTCGAGCTGCTCAGCGTCGACGACGACCGGCACAACTACTACCTGACCTGCCGGGAGTGGGCCTGCCGGCTGGACGCCGCCCGGGACGAGATCGTCCGCCGCTGGGGCGAGCCGCTGTACCGGCGGTTCCGGCTCTTCCTGTGGGGTTCGGCGGCCGGCTTCGACACCGGCCTGGTGCAGGCCTACCGCTGGGTGCTGCGGCTGCCCTGA
- the thrS gene encoding threonine--tRNA ligase — MDDTVVVPAGTTAGEAVAAAGLPAHGPKAIVVVREGAGAGQPGRLRDLDWVPAVDTRVEAVSLDSPDGLTVLRHSTAHVLAQAVQDTFPEAKLGIGPPIENGFYYDFDMPRPFQPEDLTRLEKRMQEIIKSGQRFRRRRFDSPEQARAELADEPFKLELIDVKSVGGTEQPAEATEVGTAGAGFDPSEELEVGGGELTIYDNLDAGSEKVCWSDLCRGPHLPTTRLIGAFKLMRSAAAYWRGNERNPQLQRVYGTAWPTRDALKAYLKVLEEAARRDHRKLGAELDLFSFPDEIGSGLAIFHPKGGIIRREMENYSRRRHEEAGYEFVNSPHITKAQLFETSGHLPYYAETMFPPMQMEGAEYYLKAMNCPMHNLIFRARGRSYRELPLRLFEFGTVYRYEKSGVVHGLTRVRGLTMDDSHIYCTREQMPAELRSLLTFVLDLLRDYGLDDFYLELSTRDDSDKFIGEEAEWAEATETLRQAAEDSGLELVPDPGGAAFYGPKISVQARDAIGRTWQMSTIQLDFNQPRRFGLEYQAADGTRQRPMMIHRALFGSIERFFGVLTEHYAGAFPAWLAPVQVVGIPIRDEHAEYLASFVAMLRAEGIRAEVDGSDDRMQKKIRTAQQQKIPFMAIAGDADVEAGAVSFRYRDGSQRNGVPLAEAVAHVVEVVRSRTNTGPSAVDGAPA, encoded by the coding sequence GTGGACGACACCGTCGTCGTACCCGCCGGGACGACGGCCGGCGAGGCGGTGGCCGCGGCCGGCCTGCCCGCCCACGGGCCGAAGGCGATCGTGGTGGTCCGCGAGGGCGCCGGCGCCGGTCAACCCGGCCGGCTGCGCGACCTGGACTGGGTGCCGGCGGTGGACACCCGGGTCGAGGCGGTCTCCCTGGACTCGCCCGACGGGCTGACCGTGCTGCGGCACTCCACGGCGCACGTGCTCGCCCAGGCCGTCCAGGACACCTTCCCGGAGGCGAAGCTCGGCATCGGCCCGCCGATCGAGAACGGCTTCTACTACGACTTCGACATGCCCCGCCCGTTCCAGCCCGAGGACCTGACCCGGCTGGAGAAGCGGATGCAGGAGATCATCAAGTCCGGCCAGCGGTTCCGGCGGCGGCGCTTCGACAGCCCGGAACAGGCCCGCGCCGAACTGGCCGACGAGCCGTTCAAGCTGGAGCTGATCGACGTCAAGAGCGTCGGCGGCACCGAGCAGCCGGCGGAGGCGACCGAGGTCGGCACGGCCGGCGCCGGCTTCGACCCCAGCGAGGAGCTGGAGGTCGGCGGCGGCGAGCTGACCATCTACGACAACCTCGACGCCGGCTCGGAGAAGGTCTGCTGGTCGGACCTGTGCCGCGGCCCGCACCTGCCGACCACCCGGCTGATCGGGGCGTTCAAGCTGATGCGCTCGGCCGCCGCCTACTGGCGGGGCAACGAGCGCAACCCGCAGCTGCAGCGGGTGTACGGCACCGCCTGGCCGACCCGGGACGCGCTCAAGGCGTACCTGAAGGTGTTGGAGGAGGCCGCCCGGCGCGACCACCGCAAGCTCGGCGCGGAGCTGGACCTGTTCAGCTTCCCCGACGAGATCGGCTCCGGGCTGGCGATCTTCCACCCCAAGGGCGGGATCATCCGCCGCGAAATGGAGAACTACTCGCGGCGCCGGCACGAGGAGGCCGGGTACGAGTTCGTCAACAGCCCGCACATCACCAAGGCGCAGCTCTTCGAGACCTCCGGGCACCTGCCGTACTACGCCGAGACGATGTTCCCGCCCATGCAGATGGAGGGGGCGGAGTACTACCTCAAGGCGATGAACTGCCCGATGCACAACCTGATCTTCCGGGCCCGCGGCCGGTCGTACCGGGAGCTGCCGCTGCGGCTGTTCGAGTTCGGCACCGTCTACCGGTACGAGAAGTCCGGCGTCGTGCACGGCCTCACCCGGGTACGCGGGCTGACCATGGACGACTCGCACATCTACTGCACCCGCGAGCAGATGCCCGCCGAGCTGCGCTCGCTGCTCACCTTCGTGCTCGACCTGCTGCGCGACTACGGGCTGGACGACTTCTACCTGGAGCTGTCGACCCGCGACGACTCGGACAAGTTCATCGGCGAGGAGGCCGAGTGGGCCGAGGCCACCGAGACGCTCCGGCAGGCCGCCGAGGACTCCGGCCTGGAGCTGGTGCCCGACCCGGGCGGCGCCGCCTTCTACGGGCCGAAGATCTCCGTGCAGGCCCGGGACGCGATCGGCCGGACCTGGCAGATGTCGACCATCCAGCTCGACTTCAACCAGCCCCGCCGGTTCGGCCTGGAGTACCAGGCCGCCGACGGCACCCGGCAGCGGCCGATGATGATCCACCGGGCGCTCTTCGGCTCGATCGAGCGGTTCTTCGGGGTGCTCACCGAGCACTACGCGGGCGCCTTCCCGGCCTGGCTCGCGCCGGTCCAGGTGGTCGGCATCCCGATCCGCGACGAGCACGCCGAATACCTCGCCTCGTTCGTGGCGATGCTGCGGGCCGAGGGGATCCGGGCCGAGGTGGACGGCTCCGACGACCGGATGCAGAAGAAGATCCGCACCGCCCAGCAGCAGAAGATCCCGTTCATGGCGATCGCCGGGGACGCCGACGTGGAGGCGGGCGCGGTCTCCTTCCGCTACCGGGACGGCTCCCAACGCAACGGCGTGCCGCTGGCCGAGGCGGTGGCGCACGTGGTCGAGGTGGTCCGCTCGCGGACCAACACCGGCCCCAGCGCGGTCGACGGGGCGCCGGCCTGA
- a CDS encoding HIT domain-containing protein translates to MTGAAQHAQIGVPDGLDRLWTPHRMTYIAGEDRPAEGYEQPTGCPFCLAPGRQGDDSLVVARGERVFVVLNLYPYNPGHLLVCPYRHVADYTDLDPAETVELATATQTAMRVIRRVSNAHGFNLGMNQGGVAGAGIAAHLHQHVVPRWGGDANFMPVIGRTKILPQLLVDTRDLLARAWADPPPAPAG, encoded by the coding sequence GTGACAGGGGCGGCGCAGCACGCGCAGATCGGGGTGCCGGACGGCCTGGACCGGCTCTGGACCCCGCACCGGATGACCTACATCGCCGGTGAGGACCGCCCCGCCGAGGGGTACGAGCAGCCCACCGGCTGCCCGTTCTGCCTGGCCCCCGGGCGGCAGGGCGACGACAGCCTTGTGGTGGCCCGGGGCGAACGGGTCTTCGTGGTGCTCAACCTCTACCCGTACAACCCCGGCCACCTGCTGGTCTGCCCGTACCGGCACGTCGCCGACTACACCGACCTGGACCCGGCCGAGACCGTCGAGCTGGCCACCGCCACCCAGACGGCGATGCGGGTGATCCGCCGGGTCAGCAACGCGCACGGCTTCAACCTGGGCATGAACCAGGGCGGGGTGGCCGGTGCCGGCATCGCCGCCCACCTGCACCAGCACGTGGTGCCCCGGTGGGGTGGCGACGCCAACTTCATGCCGGTGATCGGCCGGACGAAGATCCTGCCGCAGCTGCTCGTCGACACCCGGGACCTGCTCGCCCGCGCCTGGGCCGACCCACCCCCGGCACCCGCCGGCTGA